From a region of the Chitinophaga caseinilytica genome:
- a CDS encoding DUF2264 domain-containing protein, whose product MERRNFLKWTSLFGAAAAVPGAAAMGISPEILPAPAGDRAFWVELLRKMAMPVLGNLSAGTLRKNWEMEYAPQWGNREKTSAWLEAFGRLTAGIAPWLALPDDASAEGKLRSTLRAQMLQSLDHCVDPSSPDYMNWSVGGQPLVDAAFLVHGFLRAPKALWEPLSAITKARFVKELQQFRRLGGFKNNWTLFAGIVEAFLCHIGEEYRKDRIDEALDKTASWYKGDSQYGDGPSFHFDYYNAFVIQPMYVDILKVMAGKDAAYRKAYDLALRRMQRYAVILERQISPEGTYPIVGRSATYRAAVFQPLAQLALTGELPEELTPAQVRCGMTAVMKRQFNHPGTFDRKGWLTLGVIGHQPGVADYYSNSGSMYLAAVALLPLGLPASHPFWAAPFADWTMRKAWKGEAFGIDHAINF is encoded by the coding sequence ATGGAGAGAAGGAATTTTTTGAAGTGGACATCGCTTTTCGGCGCAGCGGCCGCCGTGCCGGGCGCTGCGGCCATGGGCATTTCGCCCGAAATATTACCGGCTCCCGCCGGCGATCGTGCTTTTTGGGTGGAACTGCTGCGGAAGATGGCGATGCCGGTGCTGGGGAACCTCAGCGCAGGAACGCTCCGCAAAAACTGGGAGATGGAATACGCACCGCAATGGGGCAACCGTGAAAAAACATCCGCCTGGCTGGAGGCGTTCGGCCGGCTGACGGCAGGTATCGCGCCATGGCTCGCCCTTCCGGACGATGCATCCGCCGAAGGCAAGCTGCGCAGCACCCTGCGCGCGCAAATGCTCCAAAGCCTCGACCACTGCGTAGACCCCTCCAGCCCGGATTACATGAACTGGTCTGTAGGCGGGCAACCGCTCGTAGATGCCGCGTTCCTCGTCCATGGTTTTCTGCGCGCACCAAAAGCCCTGTGGGAGCCGCTTTCTGCCATCACCAAGGCAAGATTCGTGAAGGAATTACAGCAATTCCGCCGCCTGGGAGGGTTCAAAAATAACTGGACTTTGTTCGCGGGTATCGTGGAGGCGTTTTTGTGCCACATCGGGGAAGAATACCGGAAAGACCGGATCGATGAGGCGCTCGACAAAACGGCGTCGTGGTACAAGGGTGACAGCCAATACGGCGACGGCCCGTCTTTCCACTTCGATTATTACAATGCGTTCGTGATCCAGCCGATGTATGTGGATATTCTGAAAGTGATGGCCGGTAAAGACGCGGCTTACCGCAAGGCGTACGACCTGGCGCTTCGCCGGATGCAGCGGTACGCCGTGATCCTGGAGCGCCAGATTTCCCCGGAGGGCACATACCCGATCGTGGGCCGGTCTGCCACTTACCGGGCGGCGGTTTTTCAGCCGCTGGCGCAACTCGCACTCACGGGCGAACTGCCGGAGGAGCTAACGCCTGCGCAGGTACGCTGCGGTATGACGGCGGTGATGAAGCGCCAGTTCAACCATCCGGGTACCTTCGACCGGAAAGGCTGGCTCACGCTGGGTGTGATCGGGCATCAGCCGGGCGTGGCGGATTATTATTCCAACTCGGGAAGCATGTACCTGGCCGCGGTGGCGCTGCTGCCTTTAGGGTTGCCGGCGAGCCATCCGTTCTGGGCGGCGCCTTTCGCTGACTGGACGATGCGCAAGGCCTGGAAAGGCGAAGCATTCGGGATCGATCATGCCATAAATTTTTAA
- a CDS encoding acyl-CoA desaturase: MKVTKLNIVRFASKGDGSFIDTVTARVQEYFSVSGTSPYANRGMWIKTILMILAYFIPWILIISNTGASHVMLFWLCWFVMGCGIVGIGTCVMHDANHGAYSPNRKVNVFLGHMMELIGGYSVNWKIQHNLLHHTYTNINGLDEDIDSVVFLRLSPRQQWYWFHRYQYLYAWFFYMCMTLFWMTAKDYLQVIRYKRRNLLVKHKISLKKAIFHITWYKMFYYGYVLVLPILFSGQPWYFVVAGFIVMHFTAGLMLACIFQPSHIMPHATFPEPVLENGKRCIKDSWAIHELATSTNFAPRSRFLTWCIGGLNFQIEHHLFTNICHIHYRKLSPIVRETAAAFGLPYHVKRTFWGALKDHARMLKVLGKNQLAR, translated from the coding sequence ATGAAAGTCACGAAGTTGAATATTGTTAGGTTTGCCTCTAAAGGGGATGGTAGTTTTATTGATACCGTTACAGCGCGTGTGCAGGAGTACTTTAGCGTTTCAGGTACCTCCCCATATGCCAACAGGGGGATGTGGATAAAAACAATTTTAATGATATTGGCGTACTTTATACCATGGATATTAATAATCAGTAATACCGGGGCGAGTCATGTGATGCTATTCTGGCTATGCTGGTTTGTGATGGGATGCGGTATCGTAGGGATCGGCACCTGTGTAATGCATGATGCCAACCATGGAGCGTATTCCCCTAATAGGAAAGTTAATGTATTTCTGGGACATATGATGGAATTAATTGGTGGGTACAGCGTGAATTGGAAGATTCAGCATAATTTGCTCCACCATACCTACACCAATATTAACGGCCTTGATGAAGATATCGACAGTGTCGTGTTCCTTCGGCTATCGCCCAGGCAGCAATGGTATTGGTTTCACCGTTATCAGTACCTGTATGCCTGGTTTTTCTATATGTGCATGACCTTATTCTGGATGACGGCGAAAGACTACCTGCAGGTGATCCGTTACAAACGGCGCAACCTGCTGGTTAAACACAAGATTTCGTTAAAGAAAGCCATTTTTCATATTACATGGTACAAAATGTTCTACTACGGCTATGTGCTGGTATTACCAATCTTGTTCTCCGGCCAGCCATGGTACTTCGTGGTGGCGGGGTTTATTGTCATGCATTTTACAGCCGGCCTTATGCTGGCCTGTATTTTCCAGCCTTCCCATATTATGCCGCATGCTACATTCCCAGAGCCGGTGTTGGAAAACGGCAAGCGTTGCATAAAAGACAGCTGGGCCATTCATGAGTTGGCTACTTCCACCAATTTCGCCCCGCGAAGCCGTTTTTTGACCTGGTGTATTGGAGGGCTTAACTTTCAAATCGAACATCATCTGTTCACAAATATCTGTCATATCCACTATAGGAAATTGTCGCCGATCGTAAGGGAAACCGCGGCCGCATTCGGATTGCCGTATCACGTAAAGCGAACTTTCTGGGGAGCCTTGAAGGATCATGCCAGAATGTTGAAGGTCCTGGGGAAGAATCAATTGGCACGATAA
- a CDS encoding barstar family protein, translating into MIAVLEGKEIRTTDDFHKAISEQLAFPSYYGNNLDALWDCMTGWIDPPAKVIWRDFEFSKMYLGEFADKAKLIFDDTVKVLEGFRFECS; encoded by the coding sequence ATGATAGCAGTACTGGAAGGGAAAGAAATAAGGACAACTGATGATTTTCACAAAGCAATCAGTGAGCAATTGGCGTTTCCCAGCTACTATGGAAACAATCTTGACGCGCTTTGGGATTGTATGACCGGATGGATAGATCCACCTGCCAAGGTTATTTGGAGAGATTTTGAATTCAGTAAAATGTACTTAGGTGAATTTGCGGATAAGGCTAAACTGATATTTGATGATACCGTGAAAGTGCTTGAGGGGTTTAGGTTTGAATGTAGCTAA
- a CDS encoding class I SAM-dependent methyltransferase gives MTAEEALRLIRLPFPATGKPQTWADLGAGQGLFSQALLRQLPANSQVYAVDRDTTPPTSPGIVPHIMNFVTEDWPFPPLNGILMANSLHFVQDQHAFLRRAAEHLLPGGIFLFVEYDTDTPNPWVPYPLSFSSLQALLLELDMHPLQKIHTMPSKFGRAQLYSAWHEHARQ, from the coding sequence ATGACCGCTGAAGAAGCCCTCCGCCTCATCCGGCTACCATTTCCCGCCACCGGCAAACCACAAACTTGGGCCGACCTCGGCGCCGGACAGGGCCTCTTTTCCCAGGCCCTCCTCCGCCAACTCCCCGCCAACAGCCAGGTTTACGCCGTAGACCGCGACACCACACCGCCAACATCTCCCGGCATCGTGCCGCATATCATGAATTTCGTGACCGAAGATTGGCCGTTCCCGCCACTCAACGGCATCCTCATGGCCAATTCACTGCATTTCGTACAAGACCAGCATGCGTTTCTCCGTCGCGCGGCAGAACATCTGCTGCCGGGAGGCATTTTTCTTTTTGTGGAATACGATACCGATACGCCCAATCCCTGGGTGCCCTATCCCCTCAGTTTTTCGTCCCTTCAGGCGCTACTGCTGGAGCTGGACATGCATCCGCTGCAGAAAATCCACACCATGCCGTCGAAATTCGGGCGGGCGCAGCTGTACTCGGCCTGGCACGAACACGCCCGCCAATAA
- a CDS encoding chemotaxis protein CheB: MITREPHHIIAIGASAGGMDEINTFFDNTPLDGVAYVIVQHLSPDFKSRMVELLSRHSKLLVQEAENSMEVMPNHVYLIPNDKFMTIRNSRLYLTAKENEKAPHLTINTFFGSLAVSHGPKAIAVVLSGLGADGSEGIIAVKHEGGLVIARDPATSKFPGMPSAAIATEAVDYILEPSAMPEVIENYVLHQREEEAGIRENENMIVTIVDFIKERLPLDFSDYKLTTLLRRTKRRAASANLNSLEDYYNFLRANPPEVSALAKDFLISVTAFFRDREAFDIIGNSILPDLLAKLEPGEELKLWIAGCATGEEVYSLAILVKEKLTGPYKDVPVKIFATDLDSAALLYAGKGLYHWDSVKDIPAEILHQYFIKEQENYRIIPAIRQMVIFAQHDLARNPPYCNMHFISCRNLLIYMTPLLQKKVFSMLLFGLKFNGYLFLGASETPASIIDNLEVINKKWRLYKNISKKRIINFDAFSLPESQSIDAPAHTWDNTGRNRGIDMAESVNEVLARELDCLAISINENYQVIKSYGDTSRYLLQQNFNTNLLELLPSQLALAFNTLISQVSATQQQAGVSRIPLQTNGTAITVNLTISPIPRKPGMPATFLVILKEDTGPGTTAPGYEAFDERTYNIKYVSSLEQELKAVKEQLSAADERIDAYNENMQSFNEELISSNEEMQSTNEEMQSVNEELHTINADYQLKNKQLLEINDDLNNYFRSNINGQIFLDEQLRIMKFSPATVKLINLQETDIGRPIGHISTNIKTDSLVKDVKSVQQDGVEITREIETSDGHWYQMVIVPYIQQAENRRKGVVVSYNDISALKHAKIELDEKNESLLRINADLDHFIHMASHDLLDPLSSIETSIALMNLVDNSNAELTQFLSIINSSIKKFRMLINNIAAIAKLENNMTDMEAVDIGEVLSNIEWSLEKKIKASNAIITTRLEVKSVYFSPKNLRSILYNLISNAMKFASREQPRVHIHTRQEGKYVVLSVEDNGIGISPDGIRKLFTIYGRLNMQVEGHGVGLYLANKIIHAAGGNLRVESTPGMGSKFSIYLNSM; the protein is encoded by the coding sequence ATGATTACCAGAGAGCCCCACCACATCATTGCCATCGGTGCTTCCGCAGGGGGCATGGATGAGATCAATACATTTTTTGATAATACACCGTTGGATGGGGTGGCCTATGTAATCGTCCAGCATTTGTCGCCGGATTTCAAAAGCAGGATGGTTGAACTGCTTTCCAGGCACAGTAAGCTCTTAGTGCAGGAAGCCGAAAATTCGATGGAGGTAATGCCCAATCATGTTTACCTGATCCCGAATGACAAGTTCATGACCATCCGCAATTCACGGCTTTACCTGACGGCCAAGGAAAATGAAAAAGCGCCGCATCTCACGATCAATACATTCTTCGGTTCATTGGCCGTGAGCCATGGCCCCAAAGCGATTGCGGTTGTTTTATCGGGCCTCGGGGCCGATGGGTCGGAAGGGATTATTGCTGTTAAGCACGAAGGCGGTTTGGTGATTGCCAGGGACCCCGCCACCTCAAAATTCCCCGGAATGCCGTCGGCCGCCATTGCTACGGAAGCGGTTGATTATATATTAGAGCCCTCCGCCATGCCCGAAGTGATCGAAAACTACGTGCTGCATCAACGGGAAGAAGAGGCCGGAATCCGGGAAAATGAAAATATGATCGTCACCATTGTCGATTTCATAAAAGAACGGCTGCCGCTCGACTTTTCAGACTACAAGCTCACCACCCTGCTCCGGCGCACCAAACGCAGAGCCGCATCCGCCAATCTGAACTCACTCGAAGATTACTATAACTTCCTGCGTGCCAACCCTCCGGAGGTATCAGCCCTGGCAAAAGACTTCCTGATCAGCGTAACCGCCTTTTTCAGGGACAGGGAAGCGTTTGACATCATCGGGAACAGCATCCTGCCCGACCTCCTGGCAAAATTGGAGCCGGGCGAAGAACTAAAACTGTGGATCGCGGGATGCGCCACCGGCGAAGAAGTATATTCCCTGGCGATCCTGGTCAAGGAAAAACTGACCGGGCCCTATAAAGATGTGCCGGTAAAGATCTTTGCGACAGATCTGGACAGTGCGGCCTTATTATATGCCGGCAAAGGATTGTATCACTGGGATAGTGTAAAAGATATCCCGGCTGAAATACTCCACCAGTATTTTATTAAAGAGCAGGAAAACTACAGGATCATTCCCGCTATCCGCCAAATGGTCATATTCGCCCAGCACGATCTGGCCAGGAATCCTCCCTATTGCAACATGCACTTCATCAGTTGCAGGAACCTGCTGATCTATATGACACCCCTCCTGCAGAAGAAAGTGTTCTCCATGCTGCTTTTTGGCCTGAAGTTCAACGGCTACCTCTTCCTGGGCGCCAGCGAAACTCCCGCATCCATTATCGACAACCTGGAAGTGATCAACAAAAAATGGAGACTGTATAAAAACATCAGCAAAAAACGGATCATCAACTTCGATGCGTTTTCGCTCCCTGAATCGCAAAGCATCGATGCGCCCGCTCATACCTGGGACAATACAGGCAGGAACAGGGGAATTGACATGGCCGAAAGCGTGAACGAAGTGCTGGCCAGGGAACTGGATTGCCTGGCCATTAGCATCAATGAAAACTACCAGGTAATCAAATCATACGGAGATACTTCCCGGTACCTGCTGCAACAAAACTTCAATACGAATCTGCTGGAGCTGTTGCCATCTCAACTGGCCCTGGCTTTCAATACCCTGATAAGCCAGGTGTCTGCAACGCAACAGCAAGCCGGCGTCAGCCGTATTCCCCTCCAAACAAACGGAACCGCTATCACGGTCAACCTCACCATCAGCCCGATACCGCGCAAGCCAGGTATGCCGGCCACATTCCTGGTCATACTGAAAGAAGATACCGGGCCAGGCACCACTGCTCCTGGTTACGAGGCATTCGACGAACGTACCTACAACATCAAATACGTATCCAGCCTTGAACAGGAATTAAAAGCAGTGAAAGAGCAACTTTCCGCCGCCGATGAAAGAATAGACGCATATAATGAGAATATGCAGTCTTTCAACGAGGAGCTGATCTCCTCTAACGAAGAAATGCAAAGTACCAACGAGGAAATGCAGTCCGTCAATGAAGAGCTGCATACGATTAACGCAGACTACCAATTGAAGAATAAACAGTTGCTGGAAATAAACGATGACCTGAACAATTATTTCAGGAGCAATATCAACGGCCAGATTTTTCTCGATGAACAATTGCGCATAATGAAATTCTCGCCCGCAACCGTAAAACTGATCAATCTGCAGGAAACGGACATCGGGCGGCCGATCGGCCATATTTCGACCAATATTAAAACAGACAGCCTGGTAAAAGACGTGAAAAGTGTTCAGCAAGATGGGGTGGAAATTACCCGGGAAATAGAGACCAGCGATGGCCATTGGTACCAAATGGTGATCGTGCCATACATCCAGCAGGCGGAAAACAGGCGAAAGGGAGTGGTCGTTTCCTATAATGATATTTCCGCACTCAAGCATGCTAAGATCGAGTTGGATGAAAAAAACGAAAGCCTGTTGCGGATCAATGCCGACCTGGACCACTTCATCCATATGGCTTCCCATGACCTCCTCGATCCCCTGAGCAGTATAGAAACCAGTATTGCCCTGATGAACCTGGTAGATAACAGCAACGCCGAACTGACGCAGTTTTTGTCCATCATTAATTCTTCCATAAAAAAATTCAGGATGCTGATCAACAACATTGCCGCTATCGCCAAACTGGAAAACAACATGACGGATATGGAAGCGGTAGACATCGGGGAAGTGCTCAGCAATATCGAGTGGAGCCTTGAGAAAAAGATAAAGGCGTCCAATGCCATTATTACAACGCGCCTGGAAGTGAAATCGGTTTACTTTTCGCCCAAAAATCTCCGGAGCATATTATACAACCTGATTTCCAACGCGATGAAATTCGCCAGCCGCGAACAACCAAGGGTGCACATCCATACCCGCCAGGAAGGGAAATATGTTGTATTGAGCGTTGAAGACAACGGGATCGGTATCTCACCGGACGGTATACGGAAATTATTCACCATCTACGGGCGGTTGAATATGCAGGTGGAAGGCCATGGCGTAGGCTTGTACCTGGCCAACAAGATCATACACGCCGCAGGAGGAAACCTGCGGGTGGAAAGTACTCCCGGAATGGGCAGCAAATTCAGCATCTACCTGAATAGTATGTAA
- a CDS encoding cupin domain-containing protein has translation MKRSTFLKLGAVMGALFSIPFNLIAKLSARSGDEKGFKVEAGKDRAGKSISPFEGDVFYTKVSAKDTDGGMFVFESTRIKEGGPILHTHYETDEWWYVLQGEFLIRVGETTYTAKAGDLVFGPRMVPHTFAKIGKGEARVMIAHQPAGKMEEYFRKLSEGVARNMTEEERNELRKAHGFEKVGPPITYLKQ, from the coding sequence ATGAAACGCAGTACTTTCTTAAAGCTTGGGGCTGTTATGGGAGCCCTGTTTTCTATTCCATTCAACCTGATTGCAAAATTAAGTGCAAGATCCGGGGATGAAAAAGGCTTTAAGGTGGAAGCCGGGAAAGATCGCGCCGGAAAAAGTATTTCTCCGTTTGAAGGAGACGTTTTTTATACAAAAGTATCGGCAAAAGACACAGATGGCGGGATGTTTGTTTTCGAATCCACCCGTATCAAAGAAGGCGGGCCAATCCTGCATACGCACTATGAAACGGATGAATGGTGGTACGTGCTGCAAGGTGAGTTCCTTATCAGAGTGGGTGAAACGACATACACTGCCAAAGCAGGCGATTTGGTATTCGGGCCCCGAATGGTGCCTCACACTTTCGCAAAAATCGGGAAGGGCGAAGCCAGGGTCATGATTGCCCATCAGCCTGCGGGAAAAATGGAAGAATACTTCAGGAAACTCAGTGAAGGCGTAGCCAGGAATATGACAGAGGAAGAAAGGAATGAACTTAGAAAAGCGCACGGATTTGAGAAGGTAGGCCCGCCGATAACTTATTTGAAGCAGTGA
- a CDS encoding barstar family protein: protein MIAVLEGKEIRTIEDFHKAISEQLAFPSYYGNNLDALWDCMTGWIDPPAKVIWRDFEFSKLYLGEFADKAKLIFDDTVKVLEGFRFECS from the coding sequence ATGATAGCAGTATTGGAAGGGAAAGAAATAAGGACAATTGAAGATTTTCACAAAGCAATCAGTGAGCAATTGGCGTTTCCCAGCTATTATGGAAACAATCTTGACGCGCTTTGGGATTGTATGACCGGATGGATAGATCCACCTGCCAAGGTTATTTGGAGAGATTTTGAATTCAGTAAACTGTACCTGGGCGAATTTGCGGATAAGGCTAAACTGATATTTGATGATACCGTGAAAGTGCTTGAGGGGTTTAGGTTTGAATGTAGCTAA
- a CDS encoding Na+/H+ antiporter, which yields MQQFDAVILTLVVLVALSVFEGKVKFPFPILLVMTGALFGLIPQFPILILDPDVVFLLFLPPLLFDAASRTSWHDFRKDMLPISTLAIALVFFTTITVALTAYYFIPGFSWPLAFVLGAIVSPPDAVAATGITKGLGLNKRVVTIIEGESLVNDASALIGYRFALIAVNTGTFALWQAGLQFSILVCGGILCGVASGYIFVWMHKKITHNSITSTSLTLLTPFISYILAERLHVSGVLAVVCTGLFIAWRSPKIFSYQTRMRSRSVWDTLIYLLNGFIFLLIGQQLPDALKELGKYPLLMLLAYGLLVSLVVIIVRVAWVFATAYSHKLFWGDAKTAGSQEMQDEMKTTWRNVLIVGWTGTRGIVSMATALALPLTLNSGAPFPHRALILFLTFVVIFVTLVIQGMSLPLMIRILALKPNLQAEKEELELQLLVLQNTLHFIEHEIPVPMEDDVKRQIKASYEVALVQLQQKIKSDRNLQPAYLDEVPWLAVPIAPILMAQLEISKFRRELLIKLHKDSRYNYQSIRKLEQQLDRDDLALNHVLKRGDE from the coding sequence ATGCAACAATTTGATGCGGTCATCCTTACATTGGTTGTTTTAGTTGCTTTGTCCGTTTTTGAGGGGAAGGTAAAATTTCCATTCCCCATCCTTTTGGTGATGACCGGCGCATTGTTCGGTTTGATACCTCAATTCCCCATCCTCATCCTGGACCCGGACGTGGTTTTCCTCCTCTTCCTTCCACCCTTGCTGTTCGACGCGGCGTCCCGAACGTCGTGGCACGACTTCAGGAAAGACATGCTGCCCATCTCCACGCTGGCCATCGCGCTGGTTTTCTTCACGACGATTACGGTGGCGCTAACGGCATACTATTTTATTCCGGGGTTCAGCTGGCCCTTGGCGTTCGTACTGGGCGCCATCGTATCCCCGCCCGATGCAGTGGCTGCTACCGGAATAACCAAAGGGCTGGGGCTCAATAAAAGAGTGGTAACCATCATTGAAGGCGAGAGCCTGGTCAATGATGCGAGCGCCCTTATTGGCTACCGTTTTGCATTGATAGCAGTGAACACCGGAACTTTCGCGCTCTGGCAGGCCGGCCTGCAGTTCTCCATACTTGTTTGCGGAGGAATTTTGTGCGGTGTCGCGTCCGGTTACATTTTTGTGTGGATGCACAAAAAGATCACCCACAACTCCATCACGAGCACCAGTCTTACCTTGCTGACGCCTTTCATTTCCTACATCCTGGCCGAAAGGCTACATGTGTCTGGGGTGCTGGCGGTGGTATGTACCGGTTTGTTCATCGCGTGGCGTTCGCCGAAGATATTTTCTTACCAGACAAGGATGCGGTCGAGATCCGTTTGGGATACCTTGATTTATTTACTGAATGGATTTATTTTTTTACTGATCGGCCAACAATTGCCGGATGCATTAAAGGAACTGGGGAAGTATCCGCTGCTGATGCTGCTGGCTTATGGGCTTTTGGTTAGCCTCGTGGTCATTATCGTTCGCGTGGCGTGGGTTTTCGCTACGGCATATTCGCACAAATTGTTCTGGGGCGACGCCAAAACCGCCGGCTCGCAGGAGATGCAGGATGAAATGAAGACGACATGGAGAAACGTATTGATTGTGGGATGGACGGGCACCAGGGGCATCGTATCCATGGCCACCGCACTGGCCTTGCCGTTGACATTGAACAGCGGCGCGCCCTTTCCTCACCGCGCCTTGATCCTGTTCCTGACATTCGTGGTCATATTTGTTACCTTGGTCATTCAGGGCATGTCTCTTCCGCTCATGATACGGATACTGGCCCTAAAGCCCAACTTACAGGCCGAAAAAGAAGAATTGGAGCTGCAATTGCTCGTGTTGCAAAACACACTGCATTTTATAGAGCATGAAATTCCGGTCCCCATGGAAGACGATGTTAAGCGACAGATCAAGGCTTCGTACGAAGTTGCGCTCGTTCAACTGCAACAAAAAATAAAATCCGACCGAAATCTGCAGCCCGCATACCTGGATGAAGTTCCCTGGCTGGCGGTGCCCATAGCACCCATACTGATGGCACAACTGGAAATCAGCAAGTTCCGGCGTGAATTACTGATCAAGCTTCATAAAGACAGCCGATATAATTACCAATCCATCAGAAAACTGGAGCAGCAACTGGACCGGGACGACCTCGCCCTCAATCATGTGCTCAAAAGAGGAGATGAATAA